From the genome of Niabella agricola, one region includes:
- a CDS encoding family 43 glycosylhydrolase, producing MNKRITIFFFSCLFNLTVLGQQTNTWCNPLNLNYRFSYDGLGYREAADPVIHLYKGVYFLYASKSGGYWFSDDLLHWKFRPSAILPTEDYAPTVETIQDTVFFMASQGARNIYFSTDPLQDNWQVYRKQFPLGVTDPALFKDDDGRVYFYYGCSNVNPIMGVELDPARRFDTIGIPRVLIKHHIVENGWEEHGEANNNGKNGWNEGAWMNKYNGRYYLQYAAPGTEFKVYGDGVYVSEKPLGPFTYMPNSPFSYKPGGFINGAGHGSTFKDKYGNYWHVATMTISVRHMFERRIGLFPAFFDKDGQLHGNTAFGDYPMRMPHRKMDFEKESLFAGWMLLSYNKPVKASSSLTGHAAELAVNETVRDWWSAATGKAGEWLQVDLQKECTVNALQVSFADQDAGLKASVTFTPYQFVIEFSADGKHWKPLVDKSGNKVDVTHDYIVLPKAVNARYLRIINHSVPAGKFSLSGFRVFGKGNGARPPVVSAVAVNRDAADSRRAQLNWKAAAGATGYQVYFGTDPHKLFHSVMIYGTDSLELPGLNKGVPYYFRVDAFNENGITPGRQTTAY from the coding sequence ATGAACAAACGAATAACCATATTCTTCTTTAGTTGCCTATTCAATTTAACAGTCCTAGGCCAGCAAACCAATACCTGGTGCAACCCGCTTAACCTCAACTATCGCTTTAGCTACGATGGGCTGGGCTACCGGGAAGCGGCAGATCCCGTGATCCATTTGTACAAAGGTGTCTATTTTCTTTATGCCTCCAAATCCGGCGGGTACTGGTTTTCGGATGATCTGCTGCACTGGAAATTCAGACCATCAGCAATATTACCAACAGAAGATTATGCGCCCACGGTAGAAACCATTCAGGATACCGTTTTTTTTATGGCATCCCAGGGCGCAAGGAACATCTATTTCAGTACCGATCCGCTTCAGGATAACTGGCAGGTATACCGGAAGCAATTTCCCCTGGGCGTTACCGATCCGGCACTCTTTAAAGATGATGATGGCCGTGTTTATTTTTACTATGGCTGCTCCAACGTGAATCCCATCATGGGCGTGGAGCTGGATCCGGCGCGGCGGTTTGATACCATAGGTATTCCCCGGGTGCTCATTAAACATCATATTGTCGAAAACGGATGGGAGGAACACGGCGAGGCCAATAACAACGGTAAAAACGGATGGAACGAAGGTGCCTGGATGAATAAATACAACGGACGGTACTACCTGCAATATGCGGCCCCTGGTACAGAGTTTAAGGTATATGGAGACGGCGTATATGTTTCCGAGAAACCTCTGGGGCCTTTCACCTATATGCCCAACAGTCCCTTCTCCTACAAACCGGGGGGCTTTATAAACGGGGCCGGGCATGGCAGCACGTTTAAAGACAAATATGGTAACTACTGGCATGTGGCCACCATGACCATCTCTGTGCGGCATATGTTTGAACGGCGGATCGGATTATTTCCTGCATTCTTTGATAAAGACGGGCAATTGCATGGTAATACCGCATTTGGTGATTATCCTATGCGGATGCCACACCGGAAGATGGACTTTGAAAAAGAAAGCCTGTTTGCCGGATGGATGCTGCTTTCTTATAATAAGCCGGTGAAAGCATCCTCCTCTTTGACCGGGCATGCTGCTGAGCTGGCCGTAAACGAAACGGTACGCGATTGGTGGAGTGCCGCAACCGGTAAGGCCGGGGAATGGTTACAGGTTGATCTGCAAAAGGAGTGTACGGTCAATGCATTGCAGGTAAGCTTTGCCGACCAGGACGCCGGTCTGAAAGCATCTGTTACATTTACTCCCTATCAGTTTGTGATTGAATTTTCGGCCGATGGTAAACACTGGAAACCGTTGGTAGATAAATCCGGGAACAAGGTTGATGTAACCCATGATTATATCGTGTTGCCAAAGGCAGTAAATGCCCGCTACCTGCGTATCATCAATCATAGCGTGCCGGCGGGCAAATTTTCCCTGTCGGGGTTCCGGGTATTTGGAAAAGGAAATGGCGCACGTCCCCCGGTGGTTAGCGCCGTTGCCGTAAACCGCGATGCAGCAGACAGCAGGCGGGCGCAGCTGAACTGGAAAGCCGCCGCCGGGGCAACGGGTTACCAGGTATACTTTGGAACCGATCCGCATAAACTGTTTCATTCGGTAATGATATACGGAACGGACAGCCTGGAGCTTCCGGGGCTAAATAAAGGTGTTCCCTATTATTTCCGGGTAGATGCCTTCAATGAGAATGGCATTACCCCCGGCAGGCAAACCACCGCCTATTAA
- a CDS encoding glycoside hydrolase family 20 protein: MKYGFLTGLIIGAVCLLNAQPRVHIIPQPADLQQREGVFLLDQNVQVQTSVAGKEITDVVRYFTAAVKQVSGYVLPVKTVATGKRICFSIVTTEGIGTEGYRLFVTPHQVDIRASKPAGLFYAVQSLLQTLPAIRTNQVLQIPCMDITDEPRFKWRGMMLDVSRHFFSPELVKEFIDLLATYKMNTFHWHLADGAGWRIEIKKYPKLTGLAAWRVDDWGQPWDWSQIRFNADRSKATYGGFYTQEQVKDIVAYAAARHITVVPEIEMPGHSEAAMAAYPEYSCLPHKHSFNETGDFYGKDVHPNYCAGNDSAFVFLQNILKEVMALFPSRYIHIGGDEVDKSSWKQCMRCQQRMKTEGLKNEEELQSYFIHRMEKFLIAHKRKLIGWDEILEGGLAPQATVMSWRGESGGIKAAQMDHDVVMSPTGPLYFDYYQGDPETEPLAFGGFNTLKRVYHYEPIPAELDKDQAKHVLGAQANLWTEQISSYEHVEYMILPRMPALAEVLWSKKEARNWKDFNQRLQPHLVGFEQKGLHYSRGNFKVDIKPQAVDGKLLVSLETENEDGTIFYTTDGTDPGTGSLRYEKPFEITGALTVKAALAIHNSMVRGRPAQQSFTLNKATGRPLQYATPYSKYYPANGPLTLVDGIRGTTDAGKQWHAFNGTDLVATIDLGQRTTAGSVTLGCLQSYGQWIFFPQWVKFEVSEDGQQFTEMTTIPNTVPLADKVPQTKDFTARFDPRSFRYVRVTAKNLGQCPKGHPGEGQAAWLFCDEIIVE; encoded by the coding sequence ATGAAATATGGATTTTTAACAGGCCTGATTATAGGGGCCGTGTGCTTGTTGAATGCCCAACCACGGGTACACATCATTCCGCAGCCGGCAGATCTTCAGCAACGGGAAGGGGTTTTCCTGCTGGATCAAAATGTGCAGGTACAGACATCGGTGGCCGGCAAGGAGATAACCGATGTGGTTCGCTATTTCACAGCAGCCGTAAAGCAGGTAAGCGGTTATGTACTTCCGGTTAAAACAGTCGCCACCGGAAAACGGATCTGCTTTAGCATCGTAACAACAGAAGGCATCGGAACAGAAGGGTACCGCTTGTTTGTTACACCGCACCAGGTCGATATCCGGGCCAGTAAACCGGCAGGACTCTTTTATGCCGTACAATCCTTATTGCAAACCCTGCCGGCCATCCGCACCAACCAGGTATTGCAGATACCTTGTATGGATATTACCGATGAACCCCGTTTTAAATGGCGGGGTATGATGCTGGATGTAAGCCGTCATTTTTTTTCGCCGGAACTGGTAAAGGAGTTTATTGATCTGCTGGCAACGTATAAAATGAATACGTTTCACTGGCACCTGGCAGACGGCGCCGGCTGGCGTATCGAGATCAAAAAGTATCCAAAACTTACCGGGCTGGCTGCCTGGCGTGTGGATGACTGGGGCCAGCCCTGGGACTGGTCGCAGATCCGTTTTAATGCAGATCGCAGTAAAGCCACGTATGGGGGCTTTTATACGCAGGAACAGGTAAAGGATATTGTGGCTTATGCAGCGGCAAGACATATTACCGTGGTGCCGGAGATCGAAATGCCGGGCCATTCCGAAGCGGCCATGGCAGCCTATCCAGAGTATTCCTGCTTACCGCACAAACATTCCTTTAATGAAACCGGTGATTTTTACGGCAAGGATGTGCATCCGAATTATTGCGCGGGCAATGATAGTGCCTTCGTATTCCTGCAAAATATCCTGAAAGAAGTAATGGCCTTATTCCCCTCCCGGTATATTCATATAGGGGGTGATGAAGTAGACAAATCCAGCTGGAAGCAGTGTATGCGTTGCCAGCAACGGATGAAAACAGAAGGACTGAAAAATGAAGAGGAGTTACAGAGTTATTTTATTCACCGGATGGAAAAGTTCCTCATCGCCCATAAGCGGAAGCTGATCGGCTGGGATGAGATCCTGGAAGGAGGGCTTGCACCACAGGCAACGGTGATGAGCTGGCGTGGGGAATCGGGGGGTATTAAGGCCGCTCAAATGGATCATGATGTGGTAATGAGCCCGACCGGTCCGCTTTACTTTGATTACTACCAGGGCGATCCGGAAACGGAACCTCTGGCATTTGGTGGTTTCAATACCTTAAAACGGGTGTATCATTACGAGCCCATTCCCGCAGAGCTGGATAAAGACCAGGCAAAACATGTACTGGGCGCACAGGCCAACCTGTGGACAGAACAGATATCGAGCTATGAACATGTGGAATATATGATCCTGCCCCGCATGCCGGCATTGGCGGAGGTGCTATGGAGCAAAAAAGAAGCGCGCAACTGGAAAGATTTTAATCAGCGGCTGCAACCCCACCTCGTAGGTTTTGAGCAGAAAGGATTGCATTATTCCAGGGGCAATTTTAAAGTAGATATAAAACCGCAGGCGGTTGACGGTAAATTGCTGGTAAGCCTCGAAACGGAGAATGAAGACGGCACGATCTTTTATACAACCGATGGTACCGATCCTGGCACAGGCAGCTTGCGCTATGAAAAGCCTTTTGAAATAACCGGTGCCCTGACGGTAAAAGCGGCATTGGCCATTCATAACAGTATGGTAAGAGGCCGGCCGGCACAACAGTCCTTTACACTCAATAAAGCAACCGGGCGGCCTTTGCAATATGCAACGCCTTACAGCAAATATTATCCGGCCAACGGACCGTTGACCCTGGTAGATGGTATCCGGGGTACAACAGACGCCGGGAAACAATGGCATGCGTTTAACGGAACGGACCTGGTGGCCACCATTGACCTGGGGCAGCGTACAACAGCAGGTTCCGTAACCCTGGGCTGCTTACAGAGCTACGGTCAGTGGATCTTTTTCCCGCAATGGGTAAAATTTGAAGTGTCGGAGGACGGCCAACAATTCACCGAAATGACAACGATCCCAAACACCGTACCCCTAGCGGATAAAGTCCCGCAAACAAAGGATTTTACAGCGCGCTTTGATCCGCGCAGTTTTCGTTACGTCCGGGTTACGGCTAAAAACCTGGGACAATGTCCGAAAGGCCATCCCGGCGAGGGACAGGCTGCCTGGCTTTTCTGTGATGAGATCATCGTTGAGTAA
- a CDS encoding glycoside hydrolase family 95 protein: MKKRILIALLTLWTASGLRAQDKNSFVLWYDKPGMNWESERLPVGNGRMGAMMMGAVENDTIQFNEQSLWSGDNNWDGAYETGDHGFGAYRNFGELRVQLDAAGTANEYKRSLDLVSGLYNSMYTSGGIRYQREAFASYPDQVMVFRYTAGKGGKVSGRISLWSAQGAASVASGNLLQFSGTMPNQLKYAAQVAALHEGGSITVTGNELVFTGCKALTLYLDARTNYKPDYNAGWRGADPMPLIEKELNAALSKGYMALRTAHIKDFTRLAAAARIDVGITPAALRALSTDIRRAKYAAGGADPDLEETLFQYGRYLLISSSRPGGLPANLQGLWNNSNNPPWASDYHNNINIQMNYWLAEPANLSECNQPLIDYIVAQAEPCRLATRKAFGANTRGWTARTSQSIFGGNGWEWNIPASAWYAQHVYEHWAFTMDRVYLKNTAYPILKEICNYWEDRLKQLPDGSLVVPDGWSPEHGPREDGVMHDQQLVWDLFQNYLDAAKALNIDVAYQEKVADMQHRLAPNKIGKWGQLQEWQTDRDDPDDQHRHTSHLFAVYPGRQINLKQTPELAKAAIISLRSRSGNYGKNINKPFTVASTVGDSRRSWSWPWRCALWARLGEGEKAGMMIRGLITYNLMPNLFTTHPPFQIDGNLGISGAIPEMLLQSHAGEISLLPAVPAAWKVSGSFKGLKARGGFTVDCSWKNGWVVYYRIYSERPQKVWVRVNGAVKEVMTGTAKK, translated from the coding sequence ATGAAAAAAAGAATACTGATTGCATTATTGACATTATGGACAGCTTCCGGCCTTCGTGCACAGGATAAGAACTCTTTTGTTTTATGGTATGATAAACCGGGCATGAACTGGGAATCGGAGCGGCTCCCGGTCGGTAACGGCCGTATGGGTGCCATGATGATGGGCGCGGTAGAAAATGATACGATCCAGTTCAACGAACAAAGTCTCTGGAGCGGTGATAATAACTGGGATGGTGCCTATGAAACCGGCGATCATGGTTTTGGTGCCTACCGCAATTTCGGCGAATTAAGGGTGCAGCTGGATGCTGCGGGAACGGCCAATGAATATAAACGAAGCCTGGACCTGGTTTCAGGGCTTTATAATAGCATGTATACCAGCGGCGGCATCCGCTATCAACGTGAAGCCTTTGCCAGTTATCCCGACCAGGTAATGGTATTCCGGTACACTGCCGGGAAAGGCGGAAAAGTATCCGGGCGCATCAGTCTTTGGTCGGCCCAGGGTGCCGCTTCCGTTGCCAGCGGAAACCTCCTGCAGTTTTCCGGTACCATGCCCAATCAACTCAAATACGCGGCACAGGTAGCGGCACTGCATGAAGGCGGCAGTATTACGGTAACCGGAAACGAGCTGGTTTTTACCGGTTGCAAAGCGCTTACGCTGTACCTGGATGCCCGTACCAATTACAAGCCGGATTATAACGCTGGCTGGCGGGGCGCAGATCCCATGCCACTGATCGAAAAGGAGTTGAACGCTGCACTTAGTAAAGGATATATGGCATTGCGCACGGCCCATATAAAAGATTTTACAAGACTTGCTGCTGCTGCCCGCATCGATGTAGGTATCACACCGGCTGCGTTAAGGGCGCTGTCCACAGATATACGCCGCGCAAAATACGCGGCAGGCGGGGCCGACCCGGACCTGGAGGAAACCCTTTTTCAATATGGGCGTTACCTGTTGATCAGCAGTTCGCGCCCCGGCGGATTGCCGGCGAACCTGCAGGGACTTTGGAACAATAGTAATAATCCGCCATGGGCCAGCGATTATCATAACAATATCAATATCCAGATGAACTACTGGCTGGCAGAGCCGGCCAACCTTTCGGAGTGTAACCAGCCCCTGATCGACTATATCGTTGCGCAGGCCGAACCTTGCCGGCTGGCTACGCGCAAGGCCTTTGGTGCAAATACCCGGGGGTGGACGGCCCGGACCAGCCAGAGTATTTTTGGGGGCAATGGCTGGGAATGGAATATACCTGCCAGCGCCTGGTATGCGCAGCATGTATATGAGCACTGGGCTTTTACTATGGACCGGGTATATCTTAAAAATACGGCTTACCCCATTCTGAAGGAAATCTGTAATTACTGGGAAGACCGGCTGAAGCAATTGCCGGATGGAAGCCTGGTAGTGCCCGATGGATGGTCGCCGGAACATGGCCCGCGGGAGGATGGTGTGATGCATGATCAGCAATTGGTTTGGGACCTGTTTCAGAACTACCTTGATGCGGCCAAAGCATTAAACATTGATGTAGCCTATCAGGAAAAAGTAGCGGATATGCAACACCGGCTGGCACCCAACAAGATCGGGAAATGGGGCCAGCTGCAGGAGTGGCAAACGGACCGGGACGATCCGGATGATCAGCACCGGCATACCTCGCACCTGTTTGCGGTATATCCCGGTCGCCAGATCAATTTAAAGCAAACACCGGAACTGGCAAAGGCGGCGATTATTTCCCTGCGCAGCCGCAGCGGGAACTACGGTAAAAATATAAACAAACCCTTTACCGTGGCATCAACGGTGGGCGATAGCCGCCGCTCCTGGTCCTGGCCCTGGCGCTGTGCGTTGTGGGCGCGCCTGGGAGAAGGTGAAAAAGCGGGCATGATGATCCGTGGTTTAATAACCTATAACCTGATGCCGAACCTGTTTACCACGCATCCGCCTTTTCAGATCGATGGAAATCTTGGTATCAGCGGCGCCATACCCGAAATGTTGCTGCAAAGCCATGCGGGGGAGATCAGCCTGCTGCCTGCGGTACCGGCAGCCTGGAAAGTTTCAGGATCTTTTAAAGGGCTAAAAGCCCGCGGTGGCTTTACGGTGGATTGCAGCTGGAAAAATGGCTGGGTAGTATATTACCGGATCTATTCAGAAAGACCCCAAAAGGTTTGGGTACGGGTAAATGGCGCGGTAAAGGAAGTAATGACGGGAACTGCAAAAAAATAA
- a CDS encoding right-handed parallel beta-helix repeat-containing protein: protein MISKQKNNTLRITGPHSWLLLLWLCCGTILKAQVPVLIRAADYGVKANSRENAASALQRAIAACRKYPVAVLRLPAGRIDVWPEGAPKRELYISNSTEADTLSKAKNIAFLLEGARNITIDGNNSFVILHGKMVSFAVLGSSNIRIKNIRFDYERPTMSELTTRSLDEKSVTVRFHPDSRFTVINGKLVLLGEGWKTEHCHTILFDPVKERLHYSDLKPLLQAVARQTDPLTVVFEGDFKKPLYHSGDVLTIRDPYRDNCGGLIAQSKNVLLDQVQMHYMHGLGIVSQFTENITLRTVIVASRPESGRIIAAFADCFHFSGCRGKIMIDSCLTSGAHDDPVNVHGIHLQITGISKQQQLTVRFMHPQTYGFPAFFAGDSITFINPQTLLPVAAAVLRSAVMINKREMELQLTTALPGGVASGLCIENRTWTPEVVIRNSRFERTNTRGLLITTPRRVLVEKKIFHHTGMFLILIADDASSWFESGAVRNVIIRNNRFEGCGYNSGSGAIAIAPENHQRVAERYVHRNVRIENNTFNTLDGQLLLARSVDGLLFSGNTITAPSLDRERLKISVSPMGCTNVRIKNDAYPG, encoded by the coding sequence ATGATATCCAAACAAAAAAACAACACACTGCGGATCACAGGCCCTCACAGTTGGCTGCTGTTGCTATGGCTGTGCTGCGGTACCATTTTAAAGGCCCAGGTTCCGGTATTGATCCGGGCAGCGGATTACGGGGTGAAGGCAAATAGTCGTGAGAATGCAGCATCGGCGCTGCAGCGGGCCATCGCGGCCTGCCGCAAATACCCGGTAGCTGTATTAAGGTTGCCGGCCGGTCGCATCGATGTCTGGCCGGAAGGCGCACCCAAGCGGGAGCTGTATATTTCCAATAGCACCGAGGCCGACACACTGAGTAAAGCGAAGAACATAGCCTTCCTGCTGGAGGGCGCCCGGAACATCACCATCGATGGAAATAACAGTTTCGTCATCTTGCATGGCAAAATGGTCTCCTTTGCCGTCCTGGGAAGCAGCAATATCCGTATAAAAAATATACGGTTCGATTATGAACGTCCAACGATGTCTGAACTGACCACCCGTTCCCTGGATGAAAAGTCGGTAACCGTGCGTTTTCATCCGGACTCCCGTTTTACCGTTATCAATGGCAAGCTGGTGCTTTTGGGAGAAGGGTGGAAGACCGAACATTGTCATACCATCTTGTTCGATCCCGTTAAAGAACGCCTCCATTATAGTGATCTGAAGCCCTTGCTGCAGGCCGTTGCCCGGCAAACAGACCCGCTTACAGTTGTTTTTGAAGGTGATTTTAAAAAGCCGCTGTACCATTCGGGCGATGTGCTAACCATCCGCGATCCCTACCGGGATAACTGCGGAGGACTAATTGCGCAAAGCAAAAATGTGCTCTTGGATCAGGTGCAGATGCACTATATGCATGGGCTGGGCATCGTGTCGCAGTTTACTGAAAATATCACGCTGCGTACAGTGATCGTTGCGTCCAGGCCGGAAAGCGGACGCATCATTGCGGCCTTTGCCGATTGTTTTCACTTCTCCGGCTGCCGGGGAAAAATAATGATCGACAGTTGTCTTACTTCAGGAGCACACGACGACCCGGTAAACGTACACGGTATCCATCTTCAGATCACGGGTATCAGCAAACAGCAGCAGCTTACCGTCCGGTTTATGCATCCCCAAACTTATGGATTCCCGGCGTTCTTTGCAGGCGACAGCATTACATTTATCAACCCCCAAACGCTCCTGCCGGTTGCAGCAGCGGTGCTTCGGTCGGCAGTAATGATCAATAAACGGGAGATGGAATTACAACTTACAACCGCGCTTCCCGGAGGCGTAGCCAGTGGATTATGCATCGAGAACCGTACCTGGACACCGGAGGTCGTCATCCGCAACAGTCGCTTTGAACGTACCAATACAAGGGGACTGCTGATCACAACACCGCGCAGGGTACTGGTAGAAAAAAAAATATTTCATCATACAGGCATGTTTCTTATCCTGATCGCCGATGATGCCAGCAGCTGGTTTGAGTCGGGCGCGGTGCGGAATGTAATCATCCGGAACAACCGTTTTGAGGGATGCGGCTACAATAGCGGAAGTGGTGCCATTGCGATTGCCCCTGAAAATCACCAGCGGGTTGCAGAACGCTATGTACACCGGAATGTACGGATCGAAAATAATACCTTCAATACCCTGGATGGTCAGTTACTCCTGGCACGAAGCGTGGATGGGCTGTTGTTTTCCGGAAATACGATAACAGCCCCCTCATTGGACAGAGAACGGCTGAAAATTTCCGTATCCCCAATGGGCTGTACAAATGTCCGTATCAAAAATGACGCATATCCCGGGTAA
- a CDS encoding glycoside hydrolase family 3 C-terminal domain-containing protein, translated as MPLKKIASALIAVLSLATAQAQDYKQYPMWNAALPMEQRVSDLVDRLTLEEKVAQMLNAAPAVPRLGIPAYEWWNEILHGVARTAYKTTVYPQAIGMAATWDTAALKQMAFYSALEGRAIHNLAVKEGKTGERYKGLTYWTPNINIFRDPRWGRGQETYGEDPFLTGKLGAAFVRGLQGNDPKYLLAAACAKHYAVHSGPEESRHTDNFNPTPYDLWDTYLPAFKELVVNARVAGVMCAYNAVYKQPCCGSDLLMSDILRNQWHFTGYVTSDCGGIDDFVKRHKTHKTNADASADAVMHGTDVECGNSVYRSLVDAVKTGLIAEKQIDNSIRRLFTIRYRLGMFDPADKVPYGQLPMRTLEAPEHKALSLKMARESIVLLKNTGILPLSKKLKQVAVIGPNADNRIALLGNYNGFPSRIVSILEGIKEKLGPEVLVTYQPGISYTTDTLFAPDTNDANFYSYKEQPGFYIQYFNNEALEGTPVYTTQLASINRFFPQGQPPAPGVASDHYSARYKTSFRATADSVLQFQMEGDDGYRLFINDSLVVNAWNGNLGVRNLKWKVQKDQTYNIMLEYRQHEDGAFIRLQKGTYKKANMQSIAASVASADAIIYAGGISPELEGEQMWVNAKGFSGGDRTSIMLPEVQTELLKQLKATGKPVVFVMLTGSAIAIPWEQKELPAVLNAWYGGQSAGTAIADVLFGDYNPSGRLPVTFYKDDASLPDFKQYDMTGRTYRYYNKEVLYPFGWGLSYTRFKYSRLTIPAGIAKGKQVPVSVWVTNTGSRDGDEVVQLYLSYAGIKGKAPLRALKGFQRISLKKGATAEVKFLVKPEDLELISETGNRYTPSGRLTISVGGGQPVPSLAGTSDFVQQTITVP; from the coding sequence ATGCCACTAAAAAAAATAGCGTCCGCCCTCATTGCGGTGCTCTCTTTAGCAACAGCACAGGCTCAGGATTACAAACAATATCCCATGTGGAATGCCGCCCTGCCCATGGAGCAACGGGTGAGCGACCTGGTAGACCGGCTCACACTGGAAGAAAAAGTGGCCCAGATGCTGAATGCAGCGCCTGCGGTTCCGCGTTTGGGAATCCCGGCCTACGAATGGTGGAATGAGATATTGCATGGAGTAGCGCGCACGGCTTACAAGACAACCGTTTATCCGCAGGCCATTGGCATGGCCGCCACCTGGGACACGGCCGCTTTAAAGCAGATGGCTTTTTATTCGGCGCTGGAAGGCAGGGCCATCCATAACCTTGCCGTTAAAGAAGGAAAAACCGGCGAGCGCTATAAGGGCTTAACCTACTGGACGCCCAATATTAACATTTTCCGGGATCCCCGCTGGGGACGCGGACAGGAAACCTATGGTGAAGACCCGTTTCTGACCGGAAAACTGGGAGCCGCGTTTGTCCGCGGTTTACAAGGCAATGATCCAAAATACCTCCTGGCAGCAGCCTGTGCCAAGCATTATGCGGTGCACAGCGGCCCCGAAGAATCGCGGCATACCGATAATTTTAATCCAACGCCCTATGACCTTTGGGATACCTACCTGCCTGCGTTTAAAGAACTGGTGGTCAATGCCAGGGTAGCCGGTGTGATGTGTGCGTATAACGCCGTATACAAACAACCCTGTTGTGGCAGCGACCTGCTGATGAGCGATATTCTTCGCAATCAATGGCATTTTACCGGTTATGTAACCAGCGATTGCGGCGGGATCGATGATTTTGTAAAGCGACATAAAACCCATAAAACAAATGCAGACGCATCAGCAGATGCCGTAATGCATGGTACCGATGTAGAATGTGGGAATAGCGTGTACCGGTCGCTGGTAGACGCCGTAAAAACCGGGCTGATTGCGGAAAAGCAAATTGACAATTCCATAAGACGGTTATTTACCATCCGCTACCGGTTGGGGATGTTTGATCCCGCGGATAAAGTTCCCTACGGCCAATTACCCATGCGTACTCTCGAGGCACCGGAGCACAAAGCCCTGTCCTTAAAAATGGCAAGGGAATCAATCGTACTGTTAAAGAATACTGGGATACTGCCCCTTAGTAAAAAATTAAAACAGGTGGCGGTCATAGGACCCAATGCGGATAACCGGATTGCCTTACTGGGAAACTATAATGGCTTCCCGAGCCGCATTGTTTCTATATTGGAAGGCATTAAGGAAAAACTGGGCCCGGAAGTGCTGGTAACCTACCAGCCAGGGATCAGTTACACCACCGATACCTTGTTTGCGCCTGATACCAACGACGCCAATTTCTATAGTTATAAAGAGCAGCCCGGTTTCTACATACAATATTTCAACAACGAAGCACTGGAGGGCACACCTGTTTATACCACGCAATTAGCAAGCATTAACCGGTTTTTCCCCCAGGGACAGCCACCGGCACCCGGTGTAGCCTCCGACCATTATTCTGCACGGTATAAAACCAGCTTTAGGGCAACTGCCGATAGTGTTTTACAGTTTCAGATGGAAGGAGACGATGGCTACCGGTTATTTATTAATGATAGCCTGGTGGTCAACGCATGGAATGGCAACCTGGGAGTACGGAATTTAAAATGGAAGGTGCAAAAGGATCAAACATACAACATCATGCTGGAATACCGTCAGCATGAAGACGGAGCCTTTATACGGCTGCAAAAAGGAACCTATAAAAAAGCAAACATGCAGTCCATTGCGGCTAGCGTAGCATCGGCAGATGCGATCATCTATGCAGGCGGTATTTCGCCGGAACTGGAAGGAGAGCAAATGTGGGTAAATGCAAAAGGATTCAGCGGTGGCGACCGTACGTCCATTATGTTGCCCGAAGTGCAGACAGAACTGTTGAAACAGTTAAAGGCAACCGGCAAACCGGTGGTCTTTGTGATGCTTACCGGCAGCGCCATTGCCATTCCCTGGGAACAAAAAGAACTCCCGGCCGTCCTGAACGCCTGGTATGGCGGGCAAAGCGCCGGCACAGCCATCGCAGATGTACTGTTTGGCGATTATAACCCCTCCGGCCGGTTGCCGGTTACCTTTTATAAAGACGATGCATCGCTGCCTGATTTTAAGCAATATGATATGACCGGCCGAACCTACCGGTATTACAATAAAGAAGTATTATATCCATTCGGCTGGGGATTAAGCTATACCCGTTTTAAGTACAGCCGTTTAACTATACCTGCCGGTATAGCAAAAGGAAAACAGGTTCCGGTTTCGGTTTGGGTAACCAATACCGGAAGCCGGGACGGAGATGAAGTGGTGCAGCTGTACCTGTCCTATGCCGGCATAAAAGGCAAAGCGCCCTTAAGGGCGCTGAAAGGTTTTCAGCGGATTTCCTTGAAAAAGGGTGCAACCGCGGAAGTGAAATTCCTGGTGAAACCGGAAGACCTGGAACTGATCAGCGAAACGGGCAACCGGTACACACCTTCCGGCCGGTTAACCATTAGTGTGGGCGGAGGGCAGCCGGTGCCATCACTCGCAGGCACATCCGATTTTGTGCAGCAAACAATCACTGTACCATAA